A single Thiohalobacter thiocyanaticus DNA region contains:
- a CDS encoding HvfB family MNIO-type RiPP peptide maturase: MGPLADHSPEQVHFMEVAPENWIGVGGRFGRQLREFTERYPFVTHGLSLSLGGPAPLDEALIHKTRRFLDEHRIRCCTEHLSYCSDDGHLYDLMPIPFTEAAIHHVAQRIRRTQDILERRIAVENVSYYAAPQQEMSEIEFINAVLEEADCDLLLDVNNIYVNSVNHGYDPEAFLARVDPGRIAYIHVAGHYNEAEDLIVDTHGADVIDPVWALLDKTYARFGVIPTLLERDFNIPPLPQLLGELDHILDLQRRHAGAQPASAPAGAEHG; encoded by the coding sequence ATGGGTCCGCTCGCGGACCATTCCCCCGAACAGGTGCACTTCATGGAGGTGGCCCCGGAGAACTGGATCGGCGTGGGCGGCCGCTTCGGTCGACAGCTGCGCGAATTCACCGAGCGCTATCCCTTCGTCACCCACGGCCTGTCGCTGTCACTCGGCGGACCCGCACCGCTGGATGAGGCCCTCATTCACAAGACCAGGCGTTTCCTGGATGAACACAGGATACGCTGCTGCACCGAGCATCTGAGCTATTGCAGCGACGACGGGCATCTCTATGACCTCATGCCCATCCCCTTCACCGAAGCCGCCATCCACCATGTGGCGCAGCGCATCCGCCGTACCCAGGACATCCTGGAACGCCGCATCGCGGTGGAAAATGTCTCCTACTATGCCGCACCGCAGCAGGAGATGAGCGAGATCGAATTCATCAACGCCGTCCTGGAGGAGGCCGACTGCGACCTGCTGCTGGACGTGAACAACATCTACGTCAACAGCGTCAATCACGGCTATGACCCCGAGGCCTTTCTCGCCCGGGTCGACCCCGGGCGCATCGCCTACATCCATGTCGCCGGCCACTACAACGAGGCCGAGGACCTGATCGTCGATACCCATGGTGCCGATGTCATCGATCCGGTGTGGGCGTTGCTGGACAAGACCTACGCCCGCTTCGGCGTCATCCCGACCCTGCTGGAGCGCGACTTCAACATACCGCCGCTGCCGCAGCTGCTGGGTGAACTGGACCATATCCTGGACCTGCAGCGCAGACACGCCGGGGCTCAACCGGCCTCAGCCCCGGCCGGAGCCGAGCATGGCTGA
- a CDS encoding HvfX family Cu-binding RiPP maturation protein, protein MLQLMLRLQNLLDRTRALDFIAPLALRLFLAPIFILAGSNKLANVDNVAQWFAWLGMPAPELMVYLAVLSELVGGILLLIGLATRWAAIPLMFTMIVAAATAHWDNGWHVLPETELTVPWEWRTDLIEDAVERRDMARDILREHGNYSWLTEAGSITVLKNGIEFAATYFIMLLVLFFTGAGRYASLDFWIARRIGR, encoded by the coding sequence ATGCTGCAACTGATGCTGCGTCTGCAGAACCTGCTCGACCGTACCCGCGCCCTGGATTTCATTGCCCCGCTGGCCCTGCGGCTGTTTCTCGCGCCCATTTTCATCCTGGCAGGCAGCAACAAGCTGGCAAATGTGGACAATGTCGCCCAATGGTTCGCCTGGCTCGGCATGCCGGCGCCGGAACTGATGGTCTACCTGGCCGTCCTGAGCGAACTGGTCGGCGGCATCCTGCTCCTGATCGGCCTCGCCACCCGCTGGGCCGCCATTCCGCTCATGTTCACCATGATCGTGGCCGCCGCCACCGCACACTGGGACAATGGCTGGCACGTACTGCCGGAAACGGAACTGACCGTACCCTGGGAGTGGCGCACGGACCTGATCGAAGACGCCGTGGAGCGGCGTGATATGGCCCGGGATATCCTGCGTGAACATGGCAATTACAGCTGGCTGACGGAGGCCGGCAGCATTACCGTCCTGAAGAACGGCATCGAATTCGCCGCCACCTATTTCATCATGCTGCTGGTGCTGTTCTTCACCGGCGCCGGCCGCTACGCCAGTCTGGATTTCTGGATCGCCCGCAGGATCGGGCGCTGA
- a CDS encoding PilZ domain-containing protein: MPIEQRWSERKPIEMDVALYYPPVGTIMGRTRDISLEGMFVRTHGAELPVEAELQVSFVSEGQTRTHEHRMPAYVVHGSDEGVGLMLRHVDYSDFYALRYMITAA; the protein is encoded by the coding sequence ATGCCCATCGAACAACGCTGGAGTGAACGCAAACCGATCGAAATGGATGTCGCCCTGTACTATCCGCCGGTTGGCACCATCATGGGCCGCACCCGGGACATCAGCCTGGAAGGGATGTTCGTGCGCACCCACGGCGCCGAACTGCCGGTGGAAGCGGAACTGCAGGTGAGCTTCGTCTCCGAGGGCCAGACCCGGACGCACGAACACCGGATGCCGGCCTATGTGGTGCACGGCAGCGACGAAGGCGTGGGCCTGATGCTGCGCCACGTCGATTACAGCGACTTCTATGCCCTGCGCTACATGATCACCGCGGCATAA
- a CDS encoding HvfC family RiPP maturation protein produces MAETGDFQATQFAFAAHIRDPAHQPAPADVEDRRMAIYRELFINNISSFLAGTLPVLHQLLPEAQWQEMMRDFLVRHRCHSPYFLDIPREFLTYLEHSRDAHAGDPPFLYELAHYEWAELALSVADEQLPPAAGITDAGLLDTPLQVSPLAWPFSYRFPVHRIGPDYQPDAPPPAPTYLLLYRDPDDEVRFIELNAVSARLLALLLERAGDPGYTARQALEQITVELGHSEPDVVITGGRGILADWQHRRILHSPHTTD; encoded by the coding sequence ATGGCTGAGACCGGTGATTTCCAGGCCACCCAGTTCGCCTTCGCCGCGCATATCCGCGATCCGGCGCATCAGCCCGCACCCGCCGATGTGGAAGATCGGCGCATGGCGATCTATCGCGAATTGTTCATCAACAACATCAGCAGCTTTCTGGCCGGAACCCTGCCCGTGCTCCACCAACTGCTGCCGGAGGCGCAGTGGCAGGAGATGATGCGCGACTTTCTGGTCCGGCACCGCTGCCATTCGCCCTATTTTCTCGATATCCCGCGCGAGTTCCTGACCTATCTGGAACACAGCCGCGATGCCCATGCCGGGGATCCGCCCTTCCTGTATGAACTGGCCCATTACGAATGGGCAGAGCTGGCGCTGTCGGTCGCCGACGAGCAACTCCCCCCGGCGGCCGGCATCACTGATGCCGGACTGCTCGATACGCCGCTGCAGGTCTCGCCGCTGGCCTGGCCCTTCAGCTACCGCTTTCCGGTCCACCGGATCGGCCCCGATTACCAGCCCGACGCACCACCGCCGGCACCGACCTACCTGCTGCTGTATCGCGATCCGGACGATGAGGTACGCTTCATCGAACTCAATGCGGTGAGTGCGCGGCTGCTGGCGCTGCTGCTGGAGCGTGCCGGCGACCCGGGCTACACCGCCCGCCAGGCGCTGGAACAGATCACCGTCGAACTCGGGCACTCCGAGCCCGACGTGGTCATTACCGGCGGCCGCGGCATCCTGGCCGACTGGCAGCACCGGCGGATCCTCCACAGCCCCCACACTACAGACTGA
- a CDS encoding PstS family phosphate ABC transporter substrate-binding protein — translation MHPFSKLITAMGLAGAFVMGTAGAADLDPNLTEYEKSSGVSGNLSSVGSDTLANLMTLWAEEFKRVYPNVNIQIQAAGSSTAPPALTEGTSNIGPMSRKMKDKEIEAFERRHGYKPTPIRVAIDALAVFVHKDNPIEGLSIPQVDAVFSSTRMCGAAGDVNTWSDLGLTGDWANRPVQLYGRNSVSGTYGYFKKVALCKGDYKNTVNEQPGSASVVQSVTTSINGIGYSGIGYKTSGVRALPIAAKDGGEFVEATADNAIAGKYPLARFLYVYVNKHPNKPLPPLEREFLKLVMSKVGQQVVVKDGYYPLPAKVAEQELEKLK, via the coding sequence ATGCATCCCTTCAGCAAGCTGATTACGGCCATGGGCCTGGCCGGCGCCTTCGTCATGGGCACGGCCGGCGCCGCCGATCTCGACCCCAACCTGACGGAATACGAAAAATCCAGCGGCGTGTCAGGTAACCTGTCCAGCGTGGGTTCCGACACCCTGGCCAACCTGATGACCCTGTGGGCCGAGGAGTTCAAGCGCGTGTACCCCAACGTCAACATCCAGATCCAGGCCGCCGGTTCCTCCACCGCGCCTCCGGCCCTGACCGAAGGGACCTCCAACATCGGTCCGATGAGCCGCAAGATGAAGGACAAGGAGATCGAGGCATTCGAGCGCCGCCACGGCTACAAGCCCACGCCGATCCGGGTGGCCATCGACGCCTTGGCGGTATTCGTGCACAAGGACAACCCGATCGAGGGCCTGAGCATCCCGCAGGTCGATGCCGTGTTCTCCTCCACCCGCATGTGCGGCGCCGCCGGCGACGTCAACACCTGGAGCGATCTCGGCCTGACCGGCGACTGGGCCAACCGTCCGGTGCAGCTCTACGGCCGCAACTCGGTCTCCGGTACCTATGGCTACTTCAAGAAGGTTGCCCTGTGCAAGGGTGACTACAAGAATACTGTCAACGAACAGCCGGGCTCGGCGTCGGTGGTGCAGTCGGTGACCACCTCGATCAACGGCATCGGCTATTCCGGTATCGGCTACAAGACCTCCGGCGTCCGTGCCCTGCCCATCGCAGCGAAGGACGGTGGCGAGTTCGTGGAAGCCACGGCGGACAACGCCATCGCCGGCAAGTATCCGCTGGCGCGCTTTCTCTACGTCTACGTGAACAAGCACCCGAACAAGCCCCTGCCCCCGCTGGAGCGTGAGTTCCTGAAGCTGGTGATGAGCAAGGTCGGCCAGCAGGTGGTGGTCAAGGACGGCTATTACCCGCTGCCCGCCAAGGTGGCTGAGCAGGAGCTGGAAAAACTCAAGTAA
- a CDS encoding HvfA family oxazolone/thioamide-modified RiPP metallophore: MSQHSNRKPLSLAIGTAFAASLAAGSVGAAENPFQQAELASGYMVADAHEGKCGEGKCGGKKDKDRENCDKDKKGKAEGKCGEGKCGGKKDKAEGKCGEGKCGGNQ; encoded by the coding sequence ATGTCACAGCATTCCAACCGCAAGCCCCTGTCACTCGCCATCGGCACCGCCTTTGCCGCCAGCCTCGCCGCCGGCAGCGTCGGCGCAGCGGAAAACCCCTTCCAGCAGGCCGAACTCGCCTCCGGCTATATGGTGGCCGATGCCCACGAGGGCAAATGCGGCGAAGGCAAGTGCGGCGGCAAGAAGGACAAGGACCGCGAGAACTGCGACAAGGACAAGAAGGGCAAGGCCGAGGGCAAATGCGGTGAAGGCAAGTGCGGCGGCAAGAAGGACAAGGCCGAAGGCAAGTGCGGTGAAGGCAAGTGCGGCGGTAACCAGTAA
- the ppx gene encoding exopolyphosphatase, whose translation MPFEAEQNPSAPAAEADTIAAVDLGSNSFHMIVASQDNGQLKVLDRLREPVRLAAGLTPEHRLSDEARARALACLERFGQRLREFPSGAVRAVGTNTLRRANRDGAFLEQARQALGHPIEIISGVEEARLIYQGVSHSVAAEPGRRLVLDIGGGSTELIVGEGFLPLYMESLYMGCVSMSQRFFPDGEITKEGMRRAVLAAQLEFRPVRARIRSLSWQSETGASGTIKAIREIVINEGWSEQGITYQALKRLRKALLAAGHVDRLNLKGLSDERRPVLAGGFAILFAAFEVLKMKRMNVSTGALREGLMLDLLGRMRHEDIREATIAAMAQRYQVDTEHAQRVEQLALAFFEQVRGCWGLNEQWQQWLHWAACLHEVGLIIAHSQYHKHGAYLIQHSDMAGFSLGEQARLASLVRGHRRKLNKELWKSQPPQMLYITLLLRLAVLLQRGRSDRLPADLALVCAPEGISLQFPSGWLEAHPLTRAGLEEEQNYLAAVGLRLDFT comes from the coding sequence ATGCCGTTTGAGGCCGAACAGAATCCCTCCGCCCCCGCGGCCGAGGCCGATACCATCGCTGCCGTCGACCTCGGTTCGAACAGCTTCCACATGATCGTCGCCAGCCAGGACAACGGGCAGCTCAAGGTGCTGGACCGGCTGCGCGAGCCGGTGCGCCTGGCCGCGGGCCTGACCCCCGAGCACCGTCTGAGCGACGAGGCGCGCGCCCGCGCCCTGGCCTGCCTGGAGCGCTTCGGCCAGCGCCTGCGCGAATTTCCCTCCGGCGCGGTGCGGGCGGTCGGCACCAACACCCTGCGCCGCGCCAACCGCGACGGCGCCTTTCTGGAACAGGCCCGCCAGGCCCTGGGTCATCCGATCGAGATCATCTCCGGTGTGGAGGAGGCGCGCCTGATCTACCAGGGCGTGAGCCACAGCGTGGCCGCGGAGCCGGGACGGCGGCTGGTGTTGGATATCGGCGGCGGCAGCACCGAACTGATCGTCGGTGAGGGTTTTCTGCCCCTGTACATGGAAAGCCTCTATATGGGCTGTGTCTCCATGAGCCAGCGTTTCTTCCCGGACGGGGAGATCACCAAGGAAGGCATGCGCCGCGCCGTCCTGGCCGCTCAGCTGGAATTCCGGCCGGTGCGGGCGCGGATTCGCAGTCTGTCCTGGCAGAGCGAGACGGGGGCCTCGGGGACAATCAAGGCGATCCGGGAAATCGTCATCAATGAGGGCTGGTCGGAGCAGGGCATCACTTATCAGGCGCTGAAGCGGCTGCGCAAGGCGCTGCTTGCCGCCGGCCATGTCGACCGACTGAATCTGAAGGGATTGTCCGACGAGCGCCGCCCGGTGCTGGCGGGCGGCTTTGCCATTCTGTTTGCCGCGTTCGAGGTGCTGAAGATGAAACGCATGAACGTCTCTACCGGTGCGCTGCGCGAAGGCCTGATGCTGGATCTGCTGGGACGTATGCGCCACGAGGATATCCGCGAGGCGACGATCGCGGCGATGGCGCAGCGCTACCAGGTGGATACCGAACATGCCCAGCGGGTGGAGCAGCTGGCACTGGCCTTCTTCGAACAGGTCCGGGGCTGCTGGGGCCTGAATGAGCAATGGCAGCAGTGGCTGCACTGGGCGGCCTGCCTGCACGAGGTGGGACTGATCATCGCGCACAGTCAGTATCACAAGCACGGCGCCTACCTGATCCAGCATTCGGATATGGCCGGCTTCTCGCTCGGCGAGCAGGCCCGGTTGGCCAGTCTGGTGCGCGGGCACCGGCGCAAGCTCAACAAGGAACTGTGGAAATCACAGCCGCCGCAGATGCTCTACATCACCCTGCTGCTGCGTCTGGCGGTGCTGTTGCAGCGGGGGCGGTCGGACCGGCTGCCCGCTGATCTGGCACTGGTCTGTGCCCCCGAAGGTATCTCGCTGCAGTTTCCCTCCGGCTGGCTGGAGGCCCATCCTCTGACCCGTGCCGGACTGGAAGAGGAACAGAACTACCTGGCCGCGGTGGGACTGCGGCTTGATTTCACCTGA
- the nth gene encoding endonuclease III, with the protein MNKSKREAIFKRFQEANPDPTTELHYGNRFQLLIAVILSAQATDRSVNQATAALFRQVRTPQAMLELGEAGLKRHIRTIGLYNSKASNIIATCRILAERHGGRVPGEREALEALPGVGRKTANVILNTAFGEPTIAVDTHIFRVANRTGIAPGKTVLQVEKKLLKVVPEPYLRNAHHWLILHGRYTCTARRPRCPGCLIHDLCEYRHKSEPVERP; encoded by the coding sequence ATGAACAAGTCCAAGCGCGAGGCCATTTTCAAGCGCTTCCAGGAAGCCAACCCCGACCCGACCACCGAGTTGCATTACGGCAACCGTTTCCAGCTGCTGATCGCGGTGATCCTCTCCGCCCAGGCCACCGACCGCAGTGTGAACCAGGCCACGGCCGCCCTGTTTCGCCAGGTCCGCACCCCTCAGGCCATGCTCGAACTTGGCGAGGCAGGTCTGAAGCGGCACATCAGGACCATCGGCCTGTACAACAGCAAGGCCAGCAACATCATTGCCACCTGCCGCATCCTGGCCGAGCGGCACGGCGGCCGGGTACCGGGCGAGCGCGAGGCACTCGAGGCCCTGCCCGGCGTGGGGCGCAAGACCGCCAACGTGATCCTCAATACTGCCTTCGGTGAACCGACCATCGCCGTCGACACTCATATATTCCGCGTGGCCAACCGCACCGGCATCGCCCCCGGGAAGACCGTGCTGCAGGTCGAAAAAAAACTGCTCAAGGTCGTGCCCGAACCCTATCTCAGGAACGCGCACCACTGGCTGATCCTGCACGGTCGCTATACCTGCACCGCACGCCGGCCGCGCTGTCCGGGCTGTCTGATCCATGATCTGTGCGAGTACCGGCACAAGTCAGAGCCGGTCGAAAGGCCCTAG